In a genomic window of Corynebacterium choanae:
- a CDS encoding UPF0182 family protein codes for MAEPNRPPIVPGLPQRRPPVKLVSLLTVLAAVAFLTPVLIGFITDWQWFSAVNYQGVFTKALLLRLSTFVVFALVAYLVVGAAGWLAYRSRPADRPGFEPGSPLHAYRDSIDQSLKRILLGVPLVVAIGAGLVGQANWTRVAMMFNAQDFGVTDPQFGRDLGFYAFILPFLQLVAASFSLLLGVAFIVSLLGHYLLGGIRAGSIGQGKRGTLSKAARTQLAVIAGLWMLVKVFTYWLDRYALLSNEHLLGRDQASFTGGNYTDINAVLPAKILLMVIGAVVAVTFFATVVLKDLRIPALATALMVLSSLVIGAAWPAAVEQFSVKPNRAEKEADYIARNIAATRFAYGLTDENVTYELDWGAGGASNEAVANDRATLSNIRLLDPQVLAATFTQRQQLKNFYGFPKKLNIDRYTVDGELRDYVVAAREIDPNALTDNQRDWINRHTVYTHGNGLIAAPANKVDEVARDVGSTRGGYPIFIVSDLQTLERQAKDPKAEKLGIDVEQPRIYYGPVISSGNPAQDYAIVGSKLDGKSLEYDTDSTTYTYEGEGGVGIGNLLQRAIYAGRYQELNMLLSDRIDDNSKIIFNRDPRSRVEKVAPWLTTDSTTYPTVIDGKIKWIVDGYTTLDSLPYVKSAQLEKVTADALNTSGLNQNVFTPKIGYIRNSVKAVVDAYDGTVELYAFDEDDPVLKAWEGVFPETVKPRSEISPALMDHLRYPEDMFKVQREMIAKYHVDDAREFFTSDKFWSVPTDPTMEGQNSNLAQPPYYVVAGAPETDEASFQLITPFRGFERQFLAAHMTASSDPDTYGKITVRVLPTDTQTFGPAQAQDAMMSSDQIARDRSLWQATNDITNGNLLTLPVGGGEILYVEPIYTKRKGQESAFPKLLRVLVYYKGSVGYAPTIAEALTQVGIDPKAAADLQEAEQSAGDLSPGTPPAAAPGPAAGLEAVPSGNAEEAFKRLQDALANLRAKQGSSFEEYGRALDELDSAVRNYQQLTGNPQPAAPAEQPAPAAS; via the coding sequence ATGGCTGAACCAAACAGGCCGCCCATAGTGCCTGGCCTGCCGCAACGCCGCCCACCAGTCAAACTCGTATCCTTGCTGACTGTGCTTGCCGCAGTGGCATTCCTCACCCCAGTGCTTATCGGATTTATCACCGACTGGCAGTGGTTTAGCGCAGTCAACTATCAAGGGGTGTTCACCAAAGCACTGCTGCTGCGTTTGAGCACCTTCGTGGTGTTTGCGCTTGTCGCCTATCTGGTGGTTGGTGCCGCCGGTTGGCTTGCCTACCGGTCAAGGCCAGCGGATCGGCCAGGGTTTGAACCCGGTTCGCCGCTGCACGCCTACCGTGACTCCATCGATCAGTCACTCAAACGCATCCTGCTCGGGGTGCCGCTGGTAGTTGCTATCGGTGCTGGCCTTGTCGGCCAAGCAAACTGGACTCGCGTCGCAATGATGTTCAACGCGCAAGACTTCGGCGTCACCGATCCACAATTCGGGCGGGATCTCGGGTTTTACGCGTTTATTCTGCCATTTTTGCAGCTAGTTGCCGCCAGTTTCAGTCTGCTGCTGGGGGTTGCGTTTATTGTTTCGCTCCTCGGACACTATCTGTTAGGTGGGATTCGCGCCGGGTCGATCGGGCAAGGGAAACGGGGCACGTTGTCGAAGGCTGCCCGCACCCAGCTGGCGGTGATCGCCGGACTGTGGATGCTGGTGAAGGTGTTTACCTACTGGTTAGATCGGTACGCGCTGCTGTCGAATGAGCATCTTCTCGGCCGGGATCAGGCTTCGTTTACCGGCGGTAACTACACCGATATTAATGCTGTGCTTCCGGCGAAGATCCTGCTGATGGTTATTGGTGCTGTCGTGGCGGTGACCTTTTTTGCCACAGTAGTGTTGAAAGATTTACGAATCCCGGCACTGGCGACCGCCCTCATGGTGCTTTCTTCGCTGGTGATTGGGGCTGCCTGGCCGGCTGCGGTGGAACAATTCTCGGTGAAACCAAACCGGGCAGAAAAAGAAGCCGACTATATTGCGCGAAATATTGCCGCCACCCGGTTTGCCTACGGGCTCACCGATGAGAATGTGACCTATGAATTGGATTGGGGTGCCGGCGGGGCAAGTAACGAAGCAGTCGCCAACGATCGGGCGACCTTGTCCAATATTCGTCTGCTCGACCCGCAGGTGCTGGCAGCAACCTTCACCCAGCGGCAGCAGTTGAAAAACTTTTATGGGTTCCCGAAGAAACTCAACATTGACCGCTACACCGTCGATGGGGAATTGCGGGACTATGTGGTTGCAGCCCGGGAAATCGATCCGAATGCGCTCACCGATAATCAGCGCGACTGGATCAACCGGCACACGGTGTACACGCACGGCAATGGCCTGATTGCAGCCCCTGCCAATAAGGTTGACGAGGTTGCCCGCGATGTTGGATCAACCCGTGGTGGCTATCCGATCTTTATTGTCTCTGATTTGCAGACCCTTGAGCGGCAGGCGAAAGACCCGAAGGCTGAGAAGCTCGGCATTGATGTGGAACAGCCGCGGATTTACTACGGTCCGGTGATTTCTTCGGGTAACCCGGCGCAAGACTATGCCATTGTGGGCTCCAAATTGGACGGTAAATCGCTGGAGTATGACACCGATTCGACAACCTACACCTATGAGGGTGAAGGCGGAGTTGGTATCGGTAACCTGCTGCAACGTGCTATCTATGCCGGCCGCTATCAGGAGCTCAACATGCTGCTTAGCGACCGGATTGACGATAATTCCAAGATTATCTTCAACCGTGATCCCCGCTCCCGCGTGGAGAAAGTCGCCCCGTGGCTGACCACCGATTCGACCACGTATCCGACGGTAATCGACGGGAAAATCAAGTGGATTGTCGACGGTTACACCACCCTTGATTCGCTGCCCTATGTGAAGTCTGCGCAGTTGGAGAAGGTTACAGCGGATGCGTTGAATACTTCGGGACTGAATCAGAATGTGTTCACCCCAAAGATTGGCTACATCCGCAACTCAGTGAAGGCTGTGGTTGACGCCTATGACGGCACGGTGGAACTGTATGCCTTCGACGAAGATGATCCGGTGCTAAAGGCTTGGGAAGGGGTTTTCCCGGAGACGGTGAAGCCGCGCAGCGAAATCTCGCCTGCCCTGATGGATCATCTGCGCTATCCGGAAGACATGTTTAAGGTGCAGCGGGAAATGATCGCGAAGTATCACGTCGATGATGCCCGGGAATTCTTCACTTCGGATAAATTCTGGTCGGTGCCAACCGATCCGACTATGGAAGGCCAAAACTCGAATCTGGCGCAGCCGCCATACTATGTGGTTGCGGGCGCCCCGGAAACTGATGAGGCTTCCTTCCAGCTCATCACCCCATTCCGCGGGTTTGAACGGCAGTTCTTGGCGGCGCATATGACTGCTTCTTCGGATCCTGACACCTATGGCAAGATCACTGTCCGGGTGCTGCCGACTGATACGCAAACCTTCGGTCCTGCCCAGGCGCAAGATGCCATGATGTCTTCTGACCAGATTGCCCGTGACCGATCCTTGTGGCAGGCCACCAATGACATCACCAACGGGAACTTGTTGACGTTGCCAGTTGGTGGCGGTGAGATTCTCTACGTTGAGCCGATCTACACCAAGCGCAAGGGGCAAGAATCAGCGTTCCCGAAGCTGCTGCGGGTGCTTGTCTACTACAAGGGTTCGGTCGGCTATGCTCCGACGATCGCTGAGGCGCTCACACAGGTGGGTATTGATCCAAAGGCTGCAGCTGACTTGCAGGAGGCTGAGCAGTCAGCGGGCGACTTGTCGCCGGGAACGCCGCCTGCGGCAGCACCTGGTCCGGCAGCGGGTCTGGAAGCAGTGCCCAGCGGAAACGCTGAGGAAGCGTTCAAGCGTCTGCAGGACGCGTTGGCGAATCTGCGAGCCAAACAGGGTTCGTCTTTCGAGGAGTATGGACGTGCCCTCGACGAGTTGGATTCAGCGGTGCGCAACTACCAGCAGTTGACGGGCAATCCACAGCCGGCAGCGCCGGCTGAGCAGCCTGCCCCGGCCGCATCCTAG
- a CDS encoding CE1759 family FMN reductase codes for MSTKHIVIIQGGMSETSSTALLEQRYRKAIAQRFDTTETTITTISIRNLAHDIADMHLTGVPSQALEAALDTVADATGIIALTPTYAGSYGGLFKAFADVIGNDRIAGTPVLLGATGGSSRHSMMLEMAMRPLFAAMRALTLPVAVFASSDDAHGTVLASRVDLAVAQLRHSLDHGKLPTIADHQFAPTAASSNPPALPAHLAQIAVVEEEVGIATPTNDFGVGGYTTGKGSTVKLLRSDGTKGTLRPDLEDFVPMDDLLK; via the coding sequence ATGAGCACCAAGCACATTGTCATCATCCAAGGCGGCATGTCGGAAACCTCCAGCACTGCCCTGCTCGAGCAGCGCTACCGGAAAGCTATTGCGCAACGTTTCGATACCACCGAAACGACCATTACTACAATCAGCATCCGCAATCTGGCGCATGATATCGCTGACATGCATCTCACCGGGGTGCCCTCCCAAGCATTAGAGGCAGCACTAGATACCGTGGCGGATGCCACGGGGATTATCGCCCTCACCCCCACCTATGCCGGATCATACGGAGGATTGTTTAAAGCATTTGCTGATGTGATAGGCAATGACCGGATCGCGGGCACCCCGGTACTCCTCGGGGCAACCGGTGGCTCGAGTCGCCACTCGATGATGCTCGAGATGGCCATGCGGCCACTCTTTGCTGCCATGCGGGCACTCACCCTGCCAGTGGCAGTGTTTGCCTCCTCCGATGATGCTCATGGCACTGTGCTGGCCAGCCGTGTCGATCTCGCCGTCGCCCAGCTTCGCCACAGTCTCGACCACGGGAAACTCCCCACTATCGCCGACCACCAATTTGCCCCCACTGCGGCAAGTTCCAACCCGCCTGCCTTGCCTGCCCATCTAGCGCAGATTGCAGTTGTCGAAGAGGAAGTTGGCATAGCCACCCCAACGAATGACTTCGGGGTTGGCGGGTACACCACCGGGAAAGGTTCCACCGTGAAACTGCTGCGCAGCGACGGCACGAAAGGGACACTGCGACCTGATTTGGAAGATTTTGTTCCCATGGACGACTTGCTCAAATAA
- a CDS encoding CE1758 family FMN-dependent luciferase-like monooxygenase, translating into MDVGIFTVSDITEDPTTGTTPTEAQRLAQIVDMAEQTEAAGLDVFALGEHHNPPFVSSSPTTTLGFIAAKTSNLLLSTATTLITTNDPVKIAEDYAMLQHLAGGRVDLMLGRGNTGPVYPWFGKDIRQGINLSLENYHLLHRLWHEDVVDWEGNFRTPLQSFTSTPRPLDDVAPFVWHGSIRSTQTAEQAAYYGDGFFHNNIFWKPEHTLSMINFYRERFAHYHGSDATPIVGVGGQVWMRDSKQEAMDEYRPYFDNAPVYGHGPSLEQFMRETPLTVGTPQDVIDRYIGFMDAYGPLQRILFLVDHAGLPPAAVNEQIHMLGNTVAPALKEYAAEKFGKEATTAPHHAALVEARDEQLAAHGKVHSDTYRFETGDNWTGLRPTEYDQAEQPKR; encoded by the coding sequence ATGGACGTAGGAATCTTCACCGTCTCCGACATCACCGAAGACCCCACCACCGGCACCACCCCCACCGAGGCACAGCGCCTCGCACAGATCGTCGATATGGCCGAGCAAACCGAAGCCGCTGGACTCGATGTCTTCGCCCTCGGGGAACATCACAATCCGCCATTTGTTTCCTCGTCGCCGACAACGACGCTCGGGTTTATCGCCGCAAAAACCAGCAACCTGCTGCTGTCGACCGCAACCACACTGATCACCACCAATGATCCGGTGAAAATCGCGGAAGACTATGCCATGCTGCAGCATCTGGCCGGCGGCCGCGTCGACCTGATGCTCGGTCGCGGCAATACCGGCCCGGTTTATCCCTGGTTCGGCAAAGATATTCGCCAAGGCATCAACCTCTCCCTGGAGAACTATCATCTGCTGCACCGGCTGTGGCACGAGGATGTCGTCGACTGGGAAGGCAACTTCCGCACCCCACTACAGTCCTTCACCTCTACCCCACGTCCCCTCGATGATGTTGCACCATTTGTGTGGCATGGCTCGATCCGTTCGACGCAAACTGCCGAACAGGCCGCCTACTATGGTGACGGGTTCTTCCACAACAATATTTTCTGGAAGCCGGAACACACCCTGTCGATGATCAACTTCTACCGGGAGCGTTTCGCCCACTATCACGGGAGCGACGCCACCCCGATCGTCGGTGTTGGTGGTCAAGTGTGGATGCGTGACAGCAAGCAGGAAGCAATGGACGAATATCGCCCATACTTTGACAATGCTCCGGTGTATGGCCACGGACCTTCCCTCGAGCAGTTCATGCGGGAAACCCCACTCACCGTCGGCACCCCGCAGGATGTCATCGACCGCTATATCGGATTCATGGACGCCTACGGCCCGCTGCAGCGGATCCTCTTCCTGGTTGACCATGCCGGTCTGCCACCGGCAGCAGTCAACGAGCAGATTCACATGCTCGGCAACACGGTTGCACCAGCATTGAAGGAATATGCGGCAGAGAAATTCGGCAAAGAGGCAACAACCGCCCCGCACCATGCAGCACTGGTAGAAGCCCGCGACGAGCAGCTGGCCGCCCATGGCAAAGTGCACTCGGATACTTACCGCTTTGAAACTGGTGACAACTGGACGGGGCTCCGCCCAACTGAATATGACCAGGCAGAACAACCCAAGCGCTAA
- a CDS encoding MarR family winged helix-turn-helix transcriptional regulator, whose translation MSDASPTPATPQSPNQPDVPTTADSPDAFACAAPADMWRDFLFSAGLLESMLDTTLQREHGVSLSECDVLENLARASEQSLAMSCVQALSTTSISGLSRAVARLEQKSYVVKTPSPTDRRAVQLTLTAAGAKLLPQLHTTLSALVQQYLIDCLPAAEITAFAKVNAHLAEQLKNPETKPQTR comes from the coding sequence ATGAGCGATGCTTCCCCTACCCCTGCAACTCCCCAATCGCCAAATCAGCCCGATGTGCCGACTACGGCAGACTCGCCGGACGCTTTCGCATGTGCAGCACCCGCTGACATGTGGCGTGATTTCTTATTTAGCGCCGGTTTGCTGGAGTCGATGCTCGATACCACCTTGCAACGGGAACATGGTGTCTCCTTGAGCGAGTGCGATGTGTTGGAAAATTTGGCACGCGCCTCCGAACAGTCGTTAGCCATGTCTTGTGTGCAGGCTTTATCCACCACGTCGATATCAGGGTTATCCCGGGCTGTTGCCCGCCTGGAGCAGAAATCCTATGTGGTAAAGACCCCTTCACCGACTGATCGTCGCGCTGTGCAGCTGACGTTGACAGCCGCAGGCGCGAAGCTGCTTCCACAGCTACACACGACACTTTCCGCCTTGGTGCAACAATATCTCATCGACTGCCTTCCCGCCGCCGAAATTACTGCATTTGCCAAGGTCAATGCACATTTAGCGGAGCAGTTAAAGAACCCGGAGACCAAGCCCCAAACCAGATAG
- a CDS encoding S1 family peptidase, with protein sequence MEQRKPNATILVLTVMALLLSTGVISTTTYTVRASIRLAAPIGTLPPPVDEVEPQITTTAAPRQSDVPQQWGTHKPERDKRMTYQNSKKWQHLLHPETITPGARLVTEHGACSAGIFAHDTSREYMIWAGHCGELNETVYVEDGAGQWRRFGTVVERESDGHQVDFGIVDITDTTVPWSSQIGLEYEGAGTLTGEELDRQQPSICRLGYRTGLACGDFGKILNENMFSAYASADHGDSGGAVFAVNNDRMYPVGMTSFRIDDHPDQGFYQLVAPVLQRYNLAVYSLGIPAGQE encoded by the coding sequence ATGGAGCAGCGCAAACCAAACGCCACCATACTGGTGCTCACCGTTATGGCGTTGTTGTTGTCGACTGGGGTGATCAGCACTACAACCTATACGGTGCGGGCAAGTATTCGCCTAGCAGCACCGATCGGGACACTGCCGCCCCCAGTCGACGAGGTAGAACCGCAGATCACCACAACAGCCGCACCAAGGCAGAGTGACGTCCCTCAACAGTGGGGTACGCACAAACCTGAACGCGATAAACGGATGACCTACCAAAACTCGAAAAAGTGGCAGCATCTGCTGCATCCTGAAACCATCACCCCTGGTGCCCGGCTGGTGACCGAACATGGTGCCTGTTCGGCGGGAATCTTCGCCCACGACACGAGCCGTGAATATATGATTTGGGCAGGTCACTGCGGTGAGCTGAACGAAACTGTCTATGTCGAAGACGGCGCCGGGCAGTGGCGAAGATTCGGTACAGTGGTGGAACGGGAATCAGACGGCCACCAGGTCGATTTTGGAATTGTGGACATCACCGACACGACCGTGCCGTGGTCATCACAGATCGGTTTGGAATATGAGGGTGCTGGCACCCTCACCGGCGAAGAACTCGACCGTCAACAGCCCTCAATTTGCCGGCTTGGTTACCGCACCGGATTAGCATGCGGCGACTTTGGGAAAATCCTCAACGAAAATATGTTTAGTGCCTACGCGTCAGCTGATCACGGGGATTCGGGCGGGGCTGTGTTTGCGGTCAACAACGACCGGATGTATCCCGTCGGAATGACAAGTTTCCGCATTGATGATCATCCCGATCAGGGGTTTTATCAACTGGTAGCCCCGGTATTGCAGCGCTACAACTTAGCGGTGTACTCCCTGGGCATCCCGGCCGGGCAGGAGTAA
- a CDS encoding methylmalonyl-CoA carboxytransferase subunit 5S: MSPRTIGVTEVALRDAHQSLFATRMAMEDMVGICEDIDKAGFWSVECWGGATFDACIRFLNEDPWKRLRTFRELMPNSRLQMLLRGQNLLGYRHYEDMVVDKFVEKSKENGMDVFRVFDALNDPRNLEHAMAAVKKVGGHAQGTICYTTSPLHTVEGYIEQAGRLLDMGADSIALKDMAALLKPQPAYDIVKGIKDKYGQDTQINVHCHSTTGVTLVTLMKAIEAGADVVDTAISSMSLGPGHNPTESLVEMLEGTGYTTDLDMDRLITIRDHFKQVRPKYAEFESSTLVDTNIFLSQIPGGMLSNMESQLKAQGAGDRIDEVMREVPVVRKDAGYPPLVTPSSQIVGTQAVFNVLMGRYKVLTAEFADLMLGYYGECIGERNEELIEQAKAQTKKEPISVRPADLLEPEWDHLVEQAQALEGFNGTDEDVLTNALFPSVAPGFFQTRDEGPKSVGKTAEQLAAEKSAADSSSKAVREPITYKVTVGGRSQQVKVEPA, from the coding sequence ATGAGCCCGCGAACAATCGGAGTAACAGAAGTCGCGCTCCGCGACGCCCACCAGTCCCTGTTTGCCACCCGTATGGCAATGGAAGACATGGTCGGAATTTGTGAAGACATTGACAAAGCCGGATTCTGGAGTGTGGAGTGCTGGGGTGGCGCCACCTTTGACGCATGTATCCGCTTCCTTAACGAAGACCCGTGGAAGCGCCTGCGCACCTTCCGGGAATTGATGCCAAACTCCCGCCTGCAGATGCTGCTGCGTGGACAGAACCTGCTCGGCTACCGTCACTATGAGGACATGGTCGTCGACAAGTTCGTCGAAAAGTCCAAGGAAAACGGCATGGATGTGTTCCGCGTTTTTGACGCGTTGAATGATCCCCGCAACCTGGAGCACGCGATGGCCGCAGTGAAGAAGGTCGGCGGTCACGCCCAAGGCACGATCTGCTACACCACCTCCCCGCTGCACACCGTGGAAGGCTACATTGAGCAAGCCGGCCGCCTGCTGGATATGGGTGCTGACTCGATTGCCCTGAAAGACATGGCTGCCCTGCTGAAGCCGCAGCCTGCCTACGACATCGTCAAAGGCATTAAAGACAAGTACGGCCAAGACACCCAGATCAACGTGCACTGCCACTCCACCACAGGTGTGACCCTGGTGACGTTGATGAAAGCCATTGAAGCTGGCGCGGATGTGGTCGACACGGCAATCTCCTCGATGTCGCTTGGCCCTGGCCATAACCCCACCGAATCATTGGTGGAAATGCTCGAAGGCACCGGCTACACCACCGATCTCGACATGGATCGTCTCATCACGATTCGGGATCACTTCAAGCAGGTGCGGCCGAAGTATGCCGAGTTTGAATCCTCCACCCTGGTGGACACCAACATCTTCCTCTCCCAGATCCCAGGCGGCATGCTGTCGAATATGGAATCGCAGCTCAAAGCCCAAGGTGCTGGCGACCGGATCGACGAAGTGATGCGGGAAGTGCCAGTAGTTCGTAAGGATGCCGGCTATCCACCACTGGTCACCCCATCGTCCCAGATCGTCGGTACCCAAGCGGTGTTCAACGTGCTGATGGGTCGCTACAAGGTGCTCACCGCAGAGTTCGCTGACCTGATGCTTGGCTACTACGGCGAATGCATCGGTGAACGCAACGAAGAACTCATCGAGCAAGCCAAAGCACAGACGAAGAAGGAACCGATCTCGGTGCGTCCAGCGGATCTGCTCGAACCGGAATGGGATCATCTCGTCGAGCAGGCACAAGCCCTTGAAGGGTTCAACGGCACCGATGAAGATGTGCTCACCAATGCGCTCTTCCCTTCGGTGGCACCAGGATTCTTCCAAACCCGCGACGAAGGACCGAAGTCGGTGGGCAAGACTGCCGAGCAGCTTGCTGCTGAGAAGAGCGCTGCAGACTCCTCCTCGAAGGCTGTCCGCGAACCGATCACCTACAAGGTGACCGTCGGTGGCCGCAGCCAGCAAGTCAAGGTCGAGCCAGCCTAA
- a CDS encoding acyl-CoA carboxylase subunit beta, which translates to MVATPPPPPSMEERLEQLAEARHKVELGGGEEKLQKHRDKGKLTARERVAALVDEGTFQEVGAFAKNRTTHFGMDKADLPADGVVTGSGAVFGRPIHVASQDFTVMGGSAGERQSQKVAAMMQASATTGTPFVFINDSGGARVQEGIDSLSGYGQVFYQNVMLSGLVPQISIIAGPCAGGAAYSPALTDFIIQTRAAKMFITGPGVIKSVTGEDVTADQLGGADAHMAKAGNIHFVADDDEQAILIAQKLLSFLPQNNTEEPPIVGDADEIVEPDVKMRDIVPAEGKKGYDVRDVIERLVDHGDFLEVQAGYAQNLVVGFARITGRTVGVIANQPAVMSGVLDINSSDKGSQFIRFCNAFNIPLLTLVDVPGFMPGVAQEHGGIIRHGAKMLYAYSAASVPKVTVVLRKAYGGAYLAMCSKDLGADRVFAWPTAEIAVMGAEGAVNVVFKREIDNAEDPESRRNELITEYRETFSTPYMAASRGLVDDIIDPAETRLKVAYALEVLANKRVARPHKKHGLGPV; encoded by the coding sequence ATGGTAGCGACCCCGCCACCCCCACCTTCAATGGAAGAACGTCTCGAACAACTCGCCGAAGCACGCCACAAGGTTGAACTTGGCGGCGGCGAAGAAAAACTGCAGAAGCATCGCGACAAGGGCAAGCTCACCGCCCGGGAACGTGTCGCAGCACTGGTCGATGAAGGCACCTTCCAAGAAGTTGGTGCTTTCGCGAAAAATCGCACCACCCACTTTGGGATGGATAAAGCCGACCTGCCAGCCGACGGTGTCGTCACCGGCTCGGGTGCAGTGTTTGGCCGCCCCATCCATGTCGCCTCCCAGGACTTCACCGTCATGGGTGGATCTGCCGGTGAACGGCAAAGCCAAAAAGTCGCGGCAATGATGCAAGCCTCCGCCACCACCGGCACCCCGTTTGTGTTTATCAACGACTCCGGTGGAGCACGTGTGCAGGAAGGTATCGACTCACTGTCCGGCTACGGGCAGGTGTTCTACCAAAATGTGATGCTTTCCGGTTTGGTGCCGCAGATCTCGATTATTGCTGGCCCCTGTGCTGGTGGGGCTGCCTATTCACCAGCATTGACTGACTTTATTATTCAAACCCGGGCGGCGAAGATGTTCATCACCGGCCCTGGGGTGATCAAGTCGGTCACCGGTGAAGACGTCACCGCAGACCAACTCGGTGGCGCGGATGCACACATGGCGAAAGCCGGCAATATTCACTTCGTTGCCGACGATGATGAGCAGGCAATTCTCATCGCCCAGAAGCTGCTGAGCTTCCTCCCACAGAACAACACTGAAGAACCGCCGATCGTGGGGGACGCCGACGAGATCGTCGAACCCGATGTGAAGATGCGCGACATTGTGCCGGCCGAAGGCAAGAAGGGCTACGATGTCCGCGACGTGATCGAGCGCCTCGTTGACCACGGCGACTTCCTTGAAGTGCAGGCCGGCTACGCCCAAAACCTAGTGGTTGGGTTTGCCCGGATCACAGGTCGTACCGTTGGTGTGATCGCCAACCAGCCGGCAGTGATGTCTGGTGTGCTCGATATCAACTCTTCCGACAAGGGCAGCCAGTTCATTCGTTTCTGTAACGCCTTCAATATTCCGCTGCTCACCCTGGTGGATGTGCCCGGCTTCATGCCAGGTGTCGCCCAAGAGCACGGCGGTATTATTCGGCACGGCGCGAAGATGCTGTATGCCTACTCGGCGGCATCGGTGCCGAAGGTAACTGTGGTGCTGCGGAAAGCCTACGGTGGCGCCTATTTGGCAATGTGTTCGAAGGATCTTGGTGCCGATCGGGTCTTTGCTTGGCCAACCGCAGAGATCGCCGTCATGGGTGCCGAAGGTGCGGTGAACGTCGTGTTCAAGCGGGAGATCGACAATGCGGAAGACCCCGAGTCCCGCCGCAACGAGTTGATCACCGAATATCGGGAAACCTTCTCCACCCCATATATGGCTGCGTCCCGCGGCCTGGTTGATGACATCATCGACCCGGCGGAGACCCGCTTGAAGGTTGCCTACGCCCTGGAAGTGTTGGCGAATAAGCGTGTCGCCCGGCCGCACAAGAAGCACGGCTTGGGTCCGGTATAA
- a CDS encoding biotin/lipoyl-containing protein, with protein sequence MKLKVTVNGVAYSVDVEVEEEQRSLGTIITGSRSSSMTEPATASVQGVAANAVVAPLAGSVSKVLVSEGDEITSGTVLLVLEAMKMETEITAPSDGVVSAINVAQGDSVQAGQSLVEID encoded by the coding sequence ATGAAACTCAAAGTGACTGTCAACGGCGTTGCCTACTCCGTCGACGTCGAGGTCGAAGAGGAGCAGCGTTCCCTCGGCACCATCATCACTGGTTCCCGCTCCTCGAGCATGACCGAACCGGCTACCGCATCCGTGCAGGGTGTGGCAGCAAACGCGGTGGTGGCACCATTGGCAGGTTCCGTGTCGAAGGTGCTGGTGAGCGAAGGTGACGAAATCACCTCCGGCACAGTGCTGCTGGTTCTCGAAGCGATGAAGATGGAAACTGAGATCACCGCCCCATCCGACGGTGTTGTTTCGGCAATCAACGTCGCCCAAGGCGATTCGGTGCAAGCCGGCCAGTCTCTCGTCGAGATCGACTAG